TAAATTGGATGTTATATTTTTAGGTGTTACAGATTTAGGTAATGGTAAAAATCCCTTTTGAAGATTCCACCGTAGGGCAATTTGAGCAACTGATTTTTGATATTTTTGGGCAATTTCTTTTGCAAGGTCATTTTTAAAAATACTTCCAGTTCCCAGTGGACTATAGGCTTCTAGTAGAATATTATGGTCTTGACAAAAAGCTACTAAATCATCTTGTGGGCAACCTGGAGCAAGTAAAATTTGATTAACCATAGGTTTAATTTCAGCAGTTTTAAATAATTCTTCTAAGTGATGTCTCATAAAATTGGAAACGCCAATAGCTTTTACTTTACCAGCTTTATAAAATTCTTCAAAAGCTTTCCAAGTTTCTGCATTTGCCTTTTTCCAGGCATCATCTTGTCGAAGTGGTTTTGGATTTGGCCAATGGATAAGAAGTAGGTCTAAATAGTCAACTTGTAATTTAGAAAGAGATTCTTCTATTGATGCTTTTGCTAATTCATAAGAATGTTTATCATTCCAAACTTTTGTCGTTAAGAAAATATCTTGACGATTAATATTACTATCTTTAATTGCTTGACCAACACTGCCTTCATTTTTATACGCTTGAGCTGTATCGATGTGTCGGTAACCTTCATTTAAGGCAAAAGAAACACTGTCATAGGCTTCTTTGCCATCAGCAACATTCCAAGTCCCAAAACCAATTTTAGGAATGGCATTACCATTTGATAATTGATAAGTTTCCATAATTTAGACTCCTTTTCTTTGATAATATTATTTTACTATGATTTAGTTAAGATTGCAGACTTTAAAATTTAAAAAGAATCTGACTTATTTCAGATTCTTTTATTGGTTACTATCAATTTCCCCACTATTTGCAGTAGCATCACTAGCATTAGTTGCTTGAGTATCTGAACTACTACTAGATGTATTACTTTGACTGGATGAAGTTGTTGTATTTGTTGAATTTTGTGTATTTTCCGAACCTTGATAACTTGATGACGCTTGACTTGATGCTTGACTTTGGTCTCGGTCTTGATTTTGGCTTTGATAGTGTTGCGTTGTAGTGGTACTTTGTGATGTATTTGTATCTTTTTGTTCGTTGTTTCCAAAAGCTTTACTGATTGTAATGGATGCGACAATAATACTTAAAATACTACCTA
This Streptococcus urinalis 2285-97 DNA region includes the following protein-coding sequences:
- a CDS encoding aldo/keto reductase produces the protein METYQLSNGNAIPKIGFGTWNVADGKEAYDSVSFALNEGYRHIDTAQAYKNEGSVGQAIKDSNINRQDIFLTTKVWNDKHSYELAKASIEESLSKLQVDYLDLLLIHWPNPKPLRQDDAWKKANAETWKAFEEFYKAGKVKAIGVSNFMRHHLEELFKTAEIKPMVNQILLAPGCPQDDLVAFCQDHNILLEAYSPLGTGSIFKNDLAKEIAQKYQKSVAQIALRWNLQKGFLPLPKSVTPKNITSNLAIFDFELDDKDIETLDHIEGVKTQADPDEVDF
- a CDS encoding DUF6556 family protein gives rise to the protein MSEKYSRRSQQNESKNGPKPKEHIKHGLSALQKTIALIGSILSIIVASITISKAFGNNEQKDTNTSQSTTTTQHYQSQNQDRDQSQASSQASSSYQGSENTQNSTNTTTSSSQSNTSSSSSDTQATNASDATANSGEIDSNQ